Sequence from the Ailuropoda melanoleuca isolate Jingjing chromosome 10, ASM200744v2, whole genome shotgun sequence genome:
ATCACTGTCACCATCTCCACTCCAGGGTTTTCCAAAAGCCGTGCTGGGGCCAGTTGCACATGGTTGGCTCCAGTGGCGACGGCAGCCAAACTTGCGTAGCAGAAGGGCTGTGCGTGCACGCTCATGTTTGCTTGTCCCAGCCTGCCCATCttgtcattaaacatttattagctTACACTGGGAAAACACCTTTGGTCCAAAAGACTAGGGCACCCAGTCCCTAAAGGGATAGGCTCGTAAAGGCTAATCACGAATGTGAACCAAAAGCCAAGACCAAGCACATTGAGGCCCTGGCTAAAGCAGGGCGGTTGGGTTGCTAAGATGTGTCTGAGGAGAATGGAGAAAAGCGAATGGATGTGGGGGTGAGGGTACAGAAAGAGTCTGGATGAAGGGTCCAGATCATGAGATCATTATATGTTCAGGTCtgttccctcccccgccccgggggCCTTCGCCACCCCTCCAACTCTGTGCTGTGCTGGAGCTGGGTTTGCTTGGTCTTCCAAGGACAATGCCATGGAGCAAAGAACTGGGATGTTCTGCAGGATGCTTGGCAAAAACCTCGCAAGCTCGGTCAGAAGCTCctaggaggagggcagaggcagatcTACAGAGAGTGTCTCTTCCTTCCTGTCAATCGCCAAGGACCATCTGACCTGTGAGCTCTAGAAGTCCTGGTCCCTGACTCCTCAAAAATCTGAGATGCAGAGGACTCCTAAGAAAGCTGTATTTTACATTCCAGTAAAAGACTGGATTCTTGTCTGGAGAAACTTAGCAAACATCAGGGTAGGTGCTATGGAAGGTACTTTCAGTTCCCAGATCTGTAGGCAGATCAATGTTCTGAACTTCAGACCTGTATGTCCACCTGCCTACTGGACATCATCTAGATGTTCTAGAAACCATCTTAGACTCAACAGGCCCCGAACCGAATTATTTTCCCTTCCATCCCAACTCCTGGGGCTTCTGTGTCCTCATTTCAGCAAATGACAACATTATCTATCCATTTACTCGAGCCAGAAACCCAGGAGCTACCCACGACTCACTCTTTTCTCCCAACTCCCATATCCAACTTCCATGCTGCCTTATCCAGCAGCaatttctgtgctctcttcttACCCTGCAGCTCAGTAGCACCCAAATCAGACGTCCACTCATTTTGGAACACTTTCCTCTCTTATCCTCTATAACACCACATTCTTGATTTTCCAGTTATCTCCCCTGCGTCTTCTCTTCTGCTCAACTGCTAAATATTGGAGTACCCCAAATCTTAGCCTTGTCTATCTAGATTCTTGTAGTAGTCATTCTTCTCCAAGTTCATGACTTTAAGTACTGTCTAATGACTGAGATTACCAAATGTGAATCTCTGGCCCCCATCTCTTCTCTAAACCTTAGTTTCATAAATCCACCTGCCAAATTGATATGTAGCTTCAGTTAGCTTTGTTCTAAACCAAACTCCTGACACCATGTGTTCAATCCTCATCCCCGGATGAGTCACCACCATCCACCTTGTTGCTCAACACTCAAAACCTGTAAGCCATACTTGATTCTATCCTTTCTCCCATACCTCTAATTCAAAATCAACAAAGCCTATAGCTTACCTCCCAAAATATCTCCCCAATacatccacttctctccatcttcactCACCATCAACCTGGCCCAGAGTCAGCATCATCCTTTGCTTGGACAACTGCTGTAACtcatctccctgcttctacccttACCTTCCTCTAATTCATTCttaacacagcagccagagggctcataaatacaaaatacaatcCTATAACTCCCCTGCCAAAGCCCTCCAAAGGGTTTCCATAATacttaaaatccaaaataaaataaaatataaaatacaattcatAGTTGATCAATCTGATCTTGCCTCTTGTCCAACCACTCTCCCCCTTGCTCGCTACATTCCNacgcttaaccgctgtgccacccaggcgcccctctctaatTCATTCttaacacagcagccagagggctcataaatacaaaatacaatcCTATAACTCCCCTGCCAAAGCCCTCCAAAGGGTTTCCATAATacttaaaatccaaaataaaataaaatataaaatacaattcatAGTTGATCAATCTGATCTTGCCTCTTGTCCAACCACTCTCCCCCTTGCTCGCTACATTCCTGCCACACTGgaattctttttgtctttagaacatgccaaggggcgcctgggtggcacagcggttaagcgtctgccttcggctcagggcgtgatcccggcgttgtgggatcgagccccacatcaggctcctctgctatgagcctgcttcttcctctcccactccccctgcttgtgttccctctctcactggctgtctctatctctgtcaaataaataaataaaatcttttaaaatcttaaaaaaaaaaaaaaaagaacatgccaAGACTTTCCTGCTTCAAGCACTGGTGCTCCTTCTACCTAGAGCTCTATTCCCTTTGATTTTTGCTCAgattaaatgtcactttctcagagacaagtaacagaaaacccaactaAAAGTGGTTTAACCAaaaaagggatttattttcttgtataacCAGAGTCTTAAATTAGGACCTTTCTGGAAAATAAGTGTCCCAACAATGTTATCAAGGATCCAGGTCCTTTCTATCTTCCCATCTGCCAATCCCAGTTTGTGGGCTAGCCCTCCATATAAAGATTCCTTCACATACTAACATCTAAAGGTAGAAACATCCTGTGCTTTTGAAACAAaagaactgagaaaaacaaacaactgagAACCTTTCCCGGAAGTCTCCAACAGACTTCCTAACTTCGCATTGTCAAGAACTAGGCCATATGCTCACCGGTAAACCGATCAGCCCAGGGCAATAGGGCCACATGATCAATCAAGTAGAGGAGGAACAGGAGAATAAAATCACGGTTGTGCAAGAATGCAGGAGGGGAAAAGGCAGTTGTGATGGCAACCAAAGTGCTTACCCCTTCTTCCCTGGACCATGAAAGCCAACGTTGCCCccactttttaaagtgtttaaatatttttttcccatggtACTTATCATCATTTGAGGCAATATAGTGTAGGGGTTAATAAAACAGACTCCGAAACCAAATTGCCTAGAATTGAAACCTGGCTACCACCTTATTAGCTGTTGAGTTAAACTACTCGATCTCTCCGTTTCcatacctataaaatggggatgacgaTGATATTACCTACCTCCTAGGgttggtgtgaggattaaatatgtaaaatgcttagaacggTTACCCTAGTTCCTATATCCTGGAGACATTCTTGTtatccttataataaatttccctttcttgcttAAAGCCTCCATTTCTGGGGTTTTCCACGGAGCGTCCTACCCCCTTCCCTGCTTCGTCATTTCTCTTTGGCGCCATCTGGCGCCCAGAAGCGAGGCGACGCGCCTGCGCCCTCTTCGCCCTCTGTCCATTGTGTCTTCGCGGTCGAATCTGGCCTCTATACCTTTAAGATGCTAGGCCAAGACCAAAGAATCCAAGGCCGGGGGGGTAAAGGGCGGGCTGCGGTAAAGTCCACAGAAGTAATTGGTCTTTCCTGCGGCTCCGCCCCGGGAAGCAGTCGTGAACGCCTGTGATTGGTCAGGGGCCCTGGAGGCGGGTTCCGAGCTTGGCGCGGCGTTGTTCAGCGCATCCCGACTGCTGCTTGGTGGGCGGCATGTCTCGGGCGAATGGGGACGCGCGTGGGGACATGGGGGGAGACGGCACTGCTGCTGCCAGTCCCTTCAGCTTCAGCCAGGAGCCCACGCTCGAGGACATGTAAGCCATCCCTGCCCAGCCTGGGGAGGTCGCCCCCTTACTCTCTCCTATTGGGGAGGGTCCCTCCACGTGGTCTGGAAGAAGGCTAGCAGCTCTGCTGGGGTCCCAGCTCGACTGGCTGATCTCGGGCGAGTCATCTAACcgccttatctgcaaaatgggcttAGTGATGCACACCAGAAGCAGGGGAAATGGTGACGCCCGGTGAGTAATATCAGAACCAGCCCTGGGGAAATTGGGCTGCTACTTACGATGCTGCTTCTGCCCGGCCTCTGCCCTCCGGGAGTAAGTGGCAGGACGGGGACAAATGCGGTGCTGAGAGGTGCGTGATATTATTTTTTGCtggaggaaagcagggagggCTTCTTAGGGGAAGTGTCCCTGGAGCTGCACTTTGTAAAATCGGTATGATTTCGATATGCAGAGAGAGGAATATTCTAGGTGGAGGAAACTGCAGAAGCAGCAGTAGGAGGCGGAATAATGGAAAAGAGGGTTTTGTTAGTTTTCGATAGAGTTGAGGGTCTGTGTAGGGCGCACCCACTTTGTAGACCAGGAGTCCAAATcccaaagagaagaaattatttgCTTAAGGCCATCCAAGGAATTCCTTGCAGAACTCCTGATATTTATGCCCCCATTGCATATCACCGAGATGCCCGCCTGGGCTCTGCGTCTTCTCTTGGGTTCTCTAACCCTGGGACCAGGACTTccacccctttcttctcttccagccGCCGTCTCCATGCTGAGTTTGCTGCTGAACGAGACTGGGGCCAATTCCACCAGCCTAGGAACCTCCTACTGGCCTTggtgggggaagtgggggagcTGGCAGAGCTCTTGTGAGTAGATGAAGTCTTCTTGGAATAGTCTGTGTGTTATGGGAGCGGGGAACATTTATCTGATCATTAAATATCCATGCTGTACCTGGGGATAGAGATGGCTTTCCTGTCCCTGCCCTCTTGGGGCATCCAGTCTTCTGGGAAAAAGAAAGGTGTGAGAACAGCAGGGCAGGTCCAGGTCATAAGGGATGGTGGCAGCCTCTGGGGTGGACAGGAGGGTGTTCTTTAGAAGATCTCCCAGTGGCATTCCAGACTTGAGAATCATTTTTGAAGGTAGTGAAGTGGGAAAGGGCAAGTTAAATTCGGGGAGATTCTGAGACTCCGTCAGGGTGAGCTTTTCAAGGGAGAGCAAGGATTTTGTATCTGTGTTGTTGTCTGGCCTGTCCCATGTGCCTGGTGCCCCACAGGCAGTAGTGACCTACACAGTGAGTGATGGGGCTGTGGAAGAGAGAGGTGGCAATAGGAACCCAGAGTGACAGAGCTGGAGTTAGGAAGTGATGGAGTTTGGACAGAAGGACTTTCTGCAGGATGGACTGGGTCACCAAGAGACTAGGGGCAGGGGAGACCTACGAGGAGGCTGAAGACCAGGCAAGAGGTGGTAAGGCAGGCCTAAACCAGGGCAGTCACTTTGGGGATGGAGACATGAGAGCACAGATATGGGTGAGGGCAAGCCATTCATTCATTACAAGTATATGAGCGTCAGCTGTGTCTAGGGCTTCTAGAATGAAGCCTTGAACAACATAGACATGGTTCCCGGGGCTCCTTGCTGGcccagtcggtagagcatgcaactcttgatcccagggttgtgagttcaagccccacactgggtgtagagatgacttaaaaataaaagctttggaaaaaacccccccaaaaacatGGTTCTTGCCTTCACAGTGCAAGGAGactaacaaaaataaaccaattttttttttaaaagatttatttattagagagagcgagcaggggaaggggcagaaggagagagaatctgaagcaggctccacgcccaatacagagtttgatgtggggctcgatctcccaaccctgagatcatgacccaagcagaaatcaGAGTCgacatttaattgactgagccacccaggcgcccctaagctaattttaaaagatcaggAATTGCAATCAGTTCTGTGAGGAAAATAACACAAGGTGATGAGAAAGAAAGTAACAGAAGGAGAAGGCTTTTCTGAGGAGGGGACATCTATTGAGCAGCCANAACCcgaagaagaggagagagcagCCATGGGAAGGAtctggggggagcagagagaagagcatttAAAGCAGAGGGAGCAGTTAAGTGTAAAGGCCCTGTGATAGTTTGGCCTGTTTGCCAGACAGAACAAGCCAGAGTGGCTTTAGGCgtggagagaggggaagtggAGTGGACAATGACTCTGGAAGGGGCAGGAGACAGACAGCTCATGCAGAACCTGAAGGGCATGGTCGGGAGtctggattttattccaagtacagttgggggagttttttttttttttttgaagattttatttatttacttaacagagacagcgagagagggaacaccagcaaggggagtgggagagggagaagcaggcttcctgccaagcagggagcccgatgtggggctcgatcccaggaccctgggatcaggacctgagccgaaggcagacacttaacagctgagccccccaggcgcccccagttggGGGAATTTTAGCAGCAGAGGGACAAAACgtaatttgtggttttaaaagaTGGTACTGGGAAAGAGTAGAAGTGAGTTAACAAGCTTTCCCAGTGGTCCAGGTCTGGGGATTAATCTGGAGTCGCAGTGGCTAGGGCTGGAGAGAAGTAGAATTGGGACTCAACAAGTGAAAGGTTCTCTTGGCCAGTCCTCGGCACATGTTGGGACACAGAGGTCTGTATGAATCATCTGCTGGGGTCTCTTCCCCACCCCGACTCTGCCAAGGGCCCAGGTGGGTTGAGTTGTCCTCGAAGGAACTTCCTAAGAGATAGGAGTGCATTGCTGCAAGGACTGGGGTGCTCCTGAGAGAGGCGGAGCCCACGGTCTTAGCTAGCATCTGTGTTTGTGCCTACCTGTGTGTTCTGCCCCCAGTCAGTGGAAGCCCGATGAAGAGCCTGGCCCCCAAGCCTGGCCCCCCAAGGAACGGGCAGCCCTTCAAGAGGAGCTTAGTGACGTCCTCATCTACCTGGTAGCACTAGCAGCCCGATGCCATGTGGATCTGCCCCGAGCGGTGCTCTCCAAGATGGACCTCAACCGCCAGCGCTACCCAGCACATCTGTCCCGAGGCTCTGCCCTCAAGTATACAGACTTGCCTCATGGGGCCACCTCTGAAGACCAAGCTGTGGGGCCTGCGGACCTTGACTGTGAGTCCACAGGCCAGGCCTCAACCTAGAAACATGGGCACAGGACTTGCAACTCAGCATGGCATCTGAGAAGCAAAGAGTGGCCTGGCCATGGAACTTTGTTCTAGTCCTTTCCTAACAGATCAGGGGCCTGGGGGCCCTACTTCCTAAGGTCTGAGGCCCAAGAACCTCCAGAAGACATCCTCCTGGTATTTTTTGCTCCCAATAAAAGTTTTGGTTAGCAACTTCTAGATTCTTCCTGGAGTGACTAGGGAGGCTCTATCATAGCAGGTACTGGAGAAGGGCACCAGGGGTGCCTCTGAGCCCAGCTGCCATGTTTCTCTAGTGCAACTCCCACCTACAGGGCAGGGAGACTGGATTTCTAGCAAGATCCCTGTCTGAGGTCATGCAATTCCCTTAGCCCTTCTGGACGTCTAAAGGGGACTGGAGGCTCTATGTAGTGCTGGTTAAGGGCCCAGATTCCGGAGCCAGGCTATCTGGGTTCAAATGCCATCTTTGATACTTACGAGCTGGATGACGTTCATCAAATTACTTCATCTTTCTgcaccttggtttcctcatctaaaatgaaaataatggtatCTCCCTTATAGGGTTGTAAGGTTTGAGTTAGTTTAAGTAGagtgcttaggacagtgcctggcacataggagggaCTTTCTAAGTTTGCAGTTACCTGTTTGCTTTTTCAACTCAAGACTTTCAGGGGCCCAGAGCAGGAAATGTCCACAGTGAAGAGGGGCCTGGGCCTAAAACCCATCCTTGTCCATCAAGACCCCAACGCTGAACCCTGTGAGAGCCTAatgcccctctccctgggcccTCATCACAAATCGGGGTCAAGTGTCTGCTGTGGAGAACAGAGATTCCTCTCATTTTGGAGAGGGCCTCTTGCCTCCTCCTCTGGCCTCCCAAGGCCTATCTCCACCTGTACACCTAAAGATAGTGTTGGGTGTGTATGATTTACCCCTTGTGTGACGATCTCAGGCACATCACTTCCCTTTTGGGGATACCCATGGCCTGCCTCCCTCACAGTGTGGAGTAATGCTGGAAAGAAAGCCTTCGAACTACTTTGCTGCCCCTAGGAGCCTATTTccacatcagtaaaatgaggCATTTCTCTTTACTGGTCTCATTCCTTTTACTAATGACCTCACTCCCTTTTAACCAGTGACCTCTTACTTCCCACGGAAAACACAGTCCGTATTAGAACTACTTCAGCTTTGTATTCCCAAACCCACCTTTGCTCTCCCTACTACTGAAAGCAGGAACCTTATCCTTATTGGTCTCTTATTGTGTATCCTCTCCATGATGAGTGATCTGCTCTCTCCTCTATATAAccagcttctcttcctttctatcAGCTCTGCCACCAGCATATATAAAGTATAATCGAGTTTCTTCCCTATCGacaaaacaaacccaacaaaCCTCCAGccatttccttcttgcttttcaCAGCCAAGCCTCTTAAAATGGGTTGTCTACACCCATCCACTGGCCTTCCTCATTCTCCTGTTTATACTCTCGCCCGCTCAAGGACGGCTTTCACCCTCACTCCTCTCACCACTTTCCCTGAGCTACACATACAGCATCTCACAGAGCTGACCACTCCCTCCACAAAACACTTCGCTTTAGATTTCCCGGACAGGAAGCTTCCGTTTTCAGCTCTGGCTGTTCTTTCAGACTTTGCTTGGGACCCTCTTCTAGAGGTGGTATCATGCACTCCAGGCCTGATATCCCCAAACCATTATTTCCAGTCACCTCTCTGACTCCTCTGCGTTTACCTTACACTCAGTGTGTCCAGATTGGGTTGTAACAATTGCCACCACTTCAACTCCTGTCCTGTTCATCCTGTGCCCTCCGGACACCACCCACAGTCATCCAAGTTAAGAAATGAAGTCAGCCCATCTCTCCTAGAAGGAAGTTCATGTCTGTGCACCAAACAGTGCAGTGGCTCTTTGGCCAGAATGTGCTGTATTTGTGGACCCTTCCAGACCTGAAGTTACGAGGACTCCCCACACATAAAGCCAGTTCAGAGAACCCCTTTGGGCCTGTAGCCCCACTTGGTTCCATAACTCATTCAAGTCACTTAAGCCTGGGTAAAACGccaactttcttcctttccccccacctcaCTCACAGGCACGGGTGGGGCGAGGATATAATACTTTATTCACTAACACGGGGCAAGGGGTTGTAGTGAGCGGGGGAGTGGGCACTGTTTCCAGGGTTCCCAGTTAGGGgattctccctgcctcccagttCCAAGGCAGCCAGGCCTGCCATCCCACCCTTTCCCAGCCCCGGGTCGTGAGCCGGGGAGGTCCTGGTTAATGTAGCCCCAGGTGAGGGGTCCCAGCGTGTCCGCCCCCCCAAGCCGGACGCTCGCAGCCCCACAGCGACAAGAAAGGCGGCTCAGCTGCCCTCGCACTCTGGGCAGCGCTCAGTGGCAGTGGCGGCCGTGGCGCCAGGGGGTAGCTTGAAGTCCCGGCCACAGCCGGCGCAGATATAGAGCCTGCGTCTCATGTGCGCGCGACGGTGGCGGATGAAGTGCGAACTGAGACGGAAGCGCCGGCCGCACTCGGCGCACGGGTAGGGCCGCTCGCCCGTGTGCGTGCGCGCATGCTCCGCCAGGTTGGAGCGGTGGCCGAAGCGGCGACCGCACACGGCGCAGCGGTGCGGCTTCTCGCCCGTGTGCACGCGTCGGTGCTTGGCCAGCGCCGAACTCTGCGCGAAGCGCGTGCCGCAGTGCGCATGCGTACGGCCTCTCGCCCGTGTGCGTGCGTNNNNNNNNNNNNNNNNNNNNNNNNNNNNNNNNNNNNNNNNNNNNNNNNNNNNNNNNNNNNNNNNNNNNNNNNNNNNNNNNNNNNNNNNNNNNNNNNNNNNNNNNNNNNNNNNNNNNNNNNNNNNNNNNNNNNNNNNNNNNNNNNNNNNNNNNNNNNNNNNNNNNNNNNNNNNNNNNNNNNNNNNNNNNNNNNNNNNNNNNNNNNNNNNNNNNNNNNNNNNNNNNNNNNNNNNNNNNNNNNNNNNNNNNNNNNNNNNNNNNNNNNNNNNNNNNNNNNNNNNNNNNNNNNNNNNNNNNNNNNNNNNNNNNNNNNNNNNNNNNNNNNNNNNNNNNNNNNNNNNNNNNNNNNNNNNNNNNNNNNNNNNNNNNNNNNNNNNNNNNNNNNNNNNNNNNNNNNNNNNNNNNNNNNNNNNNNNNNNNNNNNNNNNNNNNNNNNNNAACGCGGCGGTGCCCGCCTCAGGGCGGTTGTGCGCTTTAAGTGAGATAGTTTGTTGACGCACGTATCGCAAGGCCTAGGCTCATTCTAGATATTCGTTATTAATTcgacatatatttattgagcgcGTACAATGTGCCGGACTCTGTTTAGGCACTGGGGATTcgacattaatttaaaaaaaaaatggataaagagtGCTGGTGTTGGGGCGGGGACGGGGGTGCTGCACATTTAAATAGGAGTGTTAAGAAACCTTACTTATGTAACGTGAGCAAAGACCTAATGCAGGTGAGAGAGCAGGCTGCAGAGGGATCAGCAAGGCCCTGCGGGGAGTTTGCCTGTTGCGTTCCAGGAATGGCCTGGAAAAGTGCCTAAGGCAGAATGCTTGAGGGGAAGAGTGATGATGGGGTGGTTTTGGAGGGGATCTCTTAGCTTAGGGTCAAGTAATATGAACGAGATGGGGAGCCAATAGAGATGGCAGATGGTTTGGAGCAGGGATCTGAAAAGATCAGACTCGTTTTAAAAGTCATGCTCAGGTTTCTGAGTTGagaacaggaaggaggggagaaagcagaagcaggagccCAGTGAGGAGGTTACTTGTACTGCAGCCATCTCTGAAGAGCAGACAGTGGCTCAGACGCAGATGACAGGTGGAAAGTGAAAGTGGTCTGCTTCTGGATATATTTTGCAGTTTGAGACAACAGAG
This genomic interval carries:
- the DCTPP1 gene encoding dCTP pyrophosphatase 1 — protein: MSRANGDARGDMGGDGTAAASPFSFSQEPTLEDIRRLHAEFAAERDWGQFHQPRNLLLALVGEVGELAELFQWKPDEEPGPQAWPPKERAALQEELSDVLIYLVALAARCHVDLPRAVLSKMDLNRQRYPAHLSRGSALKYTDLPHGATSEDQAVGPADLDCESTGQAST
- the ZNF771 gene encoding LOW QUALITY PROTEIN: zinc finger protein 771 (The sequence of the model RefSeq protein was modified relative to this genomic sequence to represent the inferred CDS: inserted 2 bases in 1 codon), which translates into the protein HTGERPYACAXCGTRFAQSSALAKHRRVHTGEKPHRCAVCGRRFGHRSNLAEHARTHTGERPYPCAECGRRFRLSSHFIRHRRAHMRRRLYICAGCGRDFKLPPGATAATATERCPECEGS